In Actinomyces weissii, a genomic segment contains:
- a CDS encoding TetR/AcrR family transcriptional regulator — protein sequence MSREPLNPDHGPALTRDDVVDTALSLGLTTFTLVGVAGRLEVPTSALYRVIDSREDLLRACLERISQECLPGFDDLSGSWQEVAERYSQLWWDQLEHRPGLAHVLMSSPWAYSVFATVVGSTCAGLEAGGLPAEEALVLADLLVDTVVATHLQLEALEAAGGSWAVGTLWNSETWLRHRIGIVVDGVAVRAGAGGGARSSSAGTQAADTGARDRSSDPRPGPSGRSPSSAGAVR from the coding sequence ATGTCGCGTGAGCCCCTGAACCCAGACCACGGTCCTGCCCTGACACGCGACGATGTGGTGGACACGGCTTTGTCTCTTGGCCTGACCACTTTCACCTTGGTGGGCGTGGCGGGCCGCCTGGAGGTGCCCACCTCTGCCCTGTACCGGGTGATTGACTCGCGCGAGGACCTGCTACGCGCCTGCCTGGAACGGATCTCCCAGGAGTGCCTGCCGGGCTTTGACGACCTGTCCGGCTCCTGGCAGGAGGTGGCCGAGCGGTACAGCCAGCTGTGGTGGGACCAGCTGGAGCACAGGCCGGGGCTGGCGCACGTGCTCATGTCCTCCCCCTGGGCCTACTCGGTGTTCGCCACGGTGGTCGGCTCTACCTGTGCAGGGCTGGAGGCTGGCGGGCTGCCTGCTGAGGAGGCACTGGTTCTGGCTGACCTGCTGGTTGACACGGTGGTGGCCACGCATCTGCAGCTGGAGGCGCTGGAGGCTGCTGGCGGCTCCTGGGCGGTCGGGACCCTCTGGAACTCGGAGACCTGGTTACGGCACCGGATCGGCATCGTGGTCGACGGCGTAGCCGTGCGCGCCGGTGCTGGCGGTGGCGCCCGATCGTCTTCTGCTGGTACGCAGGCGGCTGACACTGGTGCGCGCGACCGGTCTTCTGACCCTCGCCCCGGCCCTTCCGGCAGGTCTCCCAGCTCCGCTGGCGCTGTGCGCTAG